Proteins encoded by one window of Streptomyces clavuligerus:
- a CDS encoding LamG-like jellyroll fold domain-containing protein, with translation MSPSPPERTPDAPGRVRRSAAAVAGAALRRRAAPPLVALALALLPSLSGSAVAGPVKGPVKEGHGGPARDTVPDPRSGRQPVAHYDFSHPVPGDPARERDLGRSGTVLTLVNGGSAQRVRDDRRGAVLQTGQITPAERGNDDWKAGVYAVGGVPSLRAFNAARQITVMGWFKPTGENPAPNSNSADPADRYGAVGLAGVLSGTSQGHDVRALLELIQVDGVLKVVALGRRVDSGGSQTFAADEDWRTLLPHGRWTHLAATFDFDTGAMGLYRNGRPLPGSSVRPGDPWEVAGPPEPDTASPSDPRGIKIGGSYPQNTREGNPCACRMDDLMFLDRALTTGEVRARYRSTRQRG, from the coding sequence ATGTCGCCATCGCCCCCTGAGCGGACGCCGGACGCTCCCGGGCGGGTCCGCCGCTCCGCCGCGGCGGTGGCCGGGGCGGCCCTGCGGCGCCGGGCCGCGCCGCCGCTCGTGGCGCTCGCCCTGGCCCTGCTGCCGTCGCTGTCCGGCTCCGCCGTCGCCGGGCCGGTGAAGGGGCCGGTGAAGGAGGGGCACGGTGGCCCGGCGCGGGACACCGTGCCCGACCCGCGCTCCGGGCGGCAGCCCGTCGCCCACTACGACTTCTCCCACCCCGTCCCCGGCGACCCGGCGCGCGAGCGCGACCTCGGCCGTTCCGGGACGGTGCTGACGCTCGTCAACGGCGGGTCCGCGCAGCGGGTGCGGGACGACCGGCGCGGCGCGGTCCTCCAGACCGGACAGATCACCCCCGCCGAACGGGGCAACGACGACTGGAAGGCGGGGGTGTACGCCGTCGGTGGGGTGCCCTCGCTGCGGGCGTTCAACGCGGCCCGGCAGATCACCGTCATGGGCTGGTTCAAGCCGACCGGTGAGAATCCGGCCCCGAACTCCAACTCCGCCGACCCCGCCGACCGCTACGGGGCCGTCGGGCTCGCCGGGGTGCTCTCCGGGACCTCCCAGGGCCACGACGTCCGCGCCCTGCTGGAACTCATCCAGGTCGACGGGGTGCTGAAGGTGGTGGCGCTCGGCCGCCGTGTCGACAGCGGCGGCTCCCAGACCTTCGCCGCCGACGAGGACTGGCGCACCCTGCTGCCGCACGGCCGCTGGACCCATCTCGCGGCCACCTTCGACTTCGACACCGGCGCCATGGGGCTGTACCGCAATGGCCGCCCGCTGCCCGGCTCCTCTGTACGCCCCGGCGACCCCTGGGAGGTGGCGGGCCCGCCCGAGCCGGACACCGCGTCGCCCAGTGACCCCCGGGGCATCAAGATCGGCGGCAGCTATCCGCAGAACACCCGGGAGGGCAACCCCTGCGCCTGCCGGATGGACGATCTGATGTTCCTCGACCGGGCGCTCACCACCGGCGAGGTCAGGGCACGGTACCGATCGACCCGACAGAGAGGGTAG